Proteins encoded by one window of Halorubrum ruber:
- a CDS encoding 30S ribosomal protein S8e: protein MKDQGRSARKRTGGRLKHASNKKRHQLGREPAETTVGETRLQYIDARGTDKKVRALSTNVAQVADDGEVSEAEIENVVDNPANVNYARRNIVTKGAIIETSAGRARVTSRPGQTGQVSAVLLD from the coding sequence ATGAAAGACCAGGGACGCTCCGCGCGCAAGCGGACCGGCGGCCGACTCAAGCACGCCTCGAACAAGAAGCGCCACCAGCTCGGCCGCGAGCCCGCCGAGACCACGGTCGGCGAGACGCGACTCCAGTACATCGACGCCCGCGGCACGGACAAGAAGGTCCGCGCGCTCTCGACGAACGTCGCGCAGGTCGCCGACGACGGCGAGGTCAGCGAGGCCGAGATCGAGAACGTCGTCGACAACCCCGCGAACGTCAACTACGCCCGCCGGAACATCGTCACCAAGGGCGCCATCATCGAGACGTCCGCCGGCCGCGCGCGCGTCACCTCCCGCCCCGGCCAGACCGGCCAGGTCAGCGCGGTCCTGCTCGACTAA